In Brienomyrus brachyistius isolate T26 unplaced genomic scaffold, BBRACH_0.4 scaffold44, whole genome shotgun sequence, the following are encoded in one genomic region:
- the filip1l gene encoding filamin A-interacting protein 1-like has protein sequence MRSRSNSLEKAAKTKLSHHRARSRRRSSECDDPPSRGAGRARRREHPDDTGTVLRNHKGGDSGKSERKAGASSGKGRDLSRDDLLFLLSILEGELQARDEVITVLKAEKIDLALLEAHYGFVTPHKVLQALQRDALQGKGNDWQEDIYEKPMAELDKLVEKPRETHRRTLEQLLLVEQAHKQALCKLEDEKRNHSDFVQKSDEFTNLLEQDRERLKLLIDQEKVYQERKEEENNRKISRLKQELTKLKSFTLLVVDEQQRLTEQLTQQSAKVQELAANTAQAQEDLNSAQARAQEEEHKVCQLQAELRDQACRFHQEQEAMTAKLTNEDAQNRQLRQKLASLSRQLDELEETNKTLRRAEEELQDLRDKISRGECGNSSLMSEVEELRKRVLEMEGKDEELIKMEDQCRDLNKKLEKESSQGRNLKLEVDKLNRRIMELEKLEDAFSKSKQECCSLKCNLEKERTVTKYLSNELDSLKVRIKELEAIEGQLGKTEITLKEDLTKLKTLTVMLVDERKTMAEKLKQMEDKLQNSTGKLQAEQDKVTSVTEKLIEESKKALKSKAELEEKMCITIKDRDELRAKLKTEEEQNYDLQSKISMMKKRLQSLEAVEREFLRNKAKEEQTKVPVVNRFHQEDNKVKDLTQEVERLRRKLKEMKVVEGDSMKTEDELESLENRYSNEHERAKALLEELEISRKELSKYQLAEKAESSQEHTLYKRLKEEEAKSSHLTREVEALKEKVHEYMGTEDSVCRMKSEHAFLQKKLTQQEVRNKELAREMENLTKELERYRRFSKSLRPGMNGRRFSDLQVSTKEVQTDPTESKPPAYKSVAPLERALMNGKLYEENNHEDEPNYNIELPLTKCNPSLTSNVNNLTNNNFRRVSFPRSKESQQQVNGKVLPRPNGNYMQQGDVVLTHSPGQPLHIKVTPDHGQNTAMLEITSPTTESTHSYTSTAVIPTSGGPPKQRITIIQNACISPPSKAKGSTVTDRPGTPDRAISPLTMATYTRTTTPDSSGSLTPDRAISPIQIVSVTTATPERSMSAEAVEVLGGHAVFRVTPERQNSWQLQRSNSSGPSVITTEDNKIHIHLGSPYIQAINSTSRPMSPGYTNSQEHRTPVLTNGVPAKGGNKITSSITITPTASPIPRPSQITVPLEAFRYPGPTRIPKPKSQGAFRGRSTASQSGQSKGQPPAQAAKDSAHIRRSYLDVLNSRMGSTACGSRNPAPRSLPSRAKADVKASSATRPEDLQAEQVSISQQQLVHLIRSLIFQQKETAIASVGSDLKVLQEDLHLKKTNIYRSIPYSRLGSNRDAHCYRKAYPHLLAFKRSCQEGGRLLVQAQRWSAVLEYALVAWRYVSALPQWDTSGHNALREQCYGVLADLCASALHHQRPGLSQAQELLRRFKIARTQCHLISPCLEELEKIVDKTRSSTADVALPNGGPS, from the exons ATGCGTTCCCGTAGCAACAGTCTGGAGAAGGCTGCCAAGACCAAGCTGTCCCACCACAGAGCACGCTCGCGGCGGCGGAGCTCCGAGTGCGACGACCCGCCGAGCCGGGGGGCAGGCCGGGCCCGGCGGAGGGAGCACCCTGACGATACTGGCACCGTCCTGAGGAATCACAAGGGAGGGGACAGTGGGAAAAGTGAAAGGAAAGCAGGTGCTTCCTCGGGAAAGGGCAGGGACCTCTCCCGGGACGACCTCCTGTTTCTGCTCAGCATCCTAGAGGGGGAGCTGCAG GCCAGAGACGAGGTAATTACCGTACTGAAAGCTGAGAAGATTGACCTGGCGCTACTGGAAGCCCATTATGGATTTGTTACGCCGCACAAGGTGCTACAGGCCTTACAAAGAGATGCCCTTCAGGGAAAGGGCAACGACTGGCAGGAGGATATTTACGAAAAGCCCATGGCCGAG CTTGACAAGCTGGTGGAGAAGCCGCGGGAGACGCATCGACGGACGCTGGAGCAGCTTCTCCTGGTGGAACAGGCCCACAAGCAGGCCCTCTGCAAGCTGGAGGACGAGAAGAGGAATCACAGCGACTTTGTGCAGAAGAGTGACGAGTTCACCAACCTGCTGGAGCAGGACCGGGAGAG ACTGAAGTTGCTGATTGATCAGGAAAAGGTTTATCAGGAGCGGAAGGAGGAGGAAAACAACAGGAAGATCAGCCGCCTGAAACAGGAGCTGACCAAGCTGAAGTCGTTCACGTTGCTGGTTGTGGATGAGCAGCAGAGGCTGACTGAGCAACTCACCCAGCAGAGTGCAAAGGTCCAGGAGCTGGCAGCCAATACAGCCCAGGCGCAAGAAGATCTGAACTCCGCTCAGGCCAGggcacaggaggaggagcacaaGGTGTGTCAGCTACAGGCGGAGCTGCGTGACCAAGCTTGCCGCTTTcaccaggagcaggaggccATGACTGCCAAACTGACCAATGAAGATGCCCAGAATCGGCAGCTCCGGCAAAAGCTGGCCAGCCTGAGTAGACAGCTGGATGAACTGGAGGAGACCAACAAGACACTGCGTAGAGCTGAAGAGGAGCTACAGGACCTCCGGGACAAAATTAGCCGTGGGGAGTGTGGGAACTCTAGCCTGATGTCAGAGGTGGAGGAATTGCGAAAGCGGGTGCTGGAGATGGAGGGCAAGGATGAGGAATTAATCAAAATGGAGGACCAGTGCCGGGATCTCAACAAGAAGCTGGAGAAAGAGTCCAGTCAGGGCCGCAACCTTAAGCTTGAAGTGGACAAGCTGAATCGTAGGATAATGGAATTAGAAAAGCTGGAAGATGCTTTCAGCAAGAGCAAACAAGAGTGCTGCTCACTCAAGTGCAACTTGGAGAAGGAGAGGACTGTCACAAAATACCTCTCCAATGAGCTAGACTCACTGAAAGTGAGGATTAAAGAACTTGAAGCCATTGAGGGTCAACTGGGGAAGACTGAGATCACACTGAAAGAGGACCTCACCAAGCTAAAGACATTGACCGTCATGCTAGTGGATGAGAGGAAGACGATGGCTGAGAAGCTTAAACAAATGGAGGACAAGCTCCAAAACAGTACTGGTAAGCTGCAAGCCGAACAAGACAAAGTTACATCGGTGACTGAGAAGCTGATCGAAGAAAGTAAAAAAGCCCTGAAGTCCAAGGCTGAACTTGAGGAGAAAATGTGTATAACTATCAAGGACAGGGACGAGCTCAGGGCCAAACTGAAAACCGAAGAGGAACAAAACTATGACCTGCAGTCCAAAATCAGTATGATGAAGAAGAGGCTGCAGTCACTGGAAGCTGTGGAGCGAGAGTTTCTCAGGAATAAAGCCAAGGAGGAGCAAACCAAAGTGCCCGTTGTAAATCGCTTCCATCAAGAAGATAATAAAGTGAAAGATCTCACTCAGGAAGTGGAGAGGCTCAGACGAAAGCTCAAGGAGATGAAAGTGGTTGAGGGTGACTCAATGAAAACAGAGGATGAGCTTGAGTCCTTGGAAAATAGATACTCCAACGAACACGAACGTGCAAAGGCCTTGTTGGAAGAACTGGAAATATCCAGGAAGGAACTCTCAAAATACCAACTGGCAGAGAAGGCGGAGTCCAGCCAGGAGCACACTCTTTATAAGCGTCTAAAAGAAGAAGAGGCAAAGTCGAGCCACCTGACCAGAGAGGTGGAAGCTCTGAAAGAAAAGGTCCATGAATACATGGGCACCGAGGACTCCGTCTGTCGAATGAAATCAGAACATGCGTTTCTTCAGAAGAAACTGACGCAGCAAGAAGTGAGAAACAAAGAACTGGCAAGAGAGATGGAAAACCTGACAAAGGAACTGGAGAGGTACCGGCGCTTCAGCAAAAGCCTACGGCCAGGGATGAATGGCAGGCGCTTTTCAGATTTACAGGTCTCTACAAAGGAGGTGCAGACAGACCCGACTGAAAGCAAACCCCCCGCGTACAAGAGCGTGGCTCCACTGGAGCGAGCGCTGATGAACGGGAAACTGTATGAGGAGAACAATCACGAAGATGAACCGAATTACAACATTGAACTTCCTCTCACCAAATGCAATCCTTCCCTTACGAGTAATGTGAACAACTTAACCAATAACAATTTCCGGAGAGTCTCTTTCCCCAGAAGCAAGGAAAGCCAACAGCAAGTAAACGGTAAAGTGCTACCTAGACCCAATGGGAACTACATGCAGCAAGGGGATGTGGTGCTGACGCATTCACCTGGGCAGCCCCTGCACATCAAGGTGACCCCGGACCATGGGCAAAACACAGCCATGCTGGAGATCACCAGCCCCACAACAGAAAGCACCCACTCCTACACCAGCACGGCAGTTATACCCACCAGTGGTGGCCCACCCAAGCAAAGAATAACGATCATTCAGAATGCCTGCATCTCCCCGCCATCCAAAGCCAAGGGCTCCACTGTAACAGACAGACCCGGCACCCCTGACAGAGCCATCTCACCCCTTACCATGGCCACCTACACCAGAACTACAACTCCAGACTCGTCCGGGTCCTTAACCCCAGACAGGGCTATATCACCTATCCAGATAGTGTCCGTCACCACAGCCACTCCGGAGCGCTCCATGTCGGCAGAGGCTGTGGAAGTTCTGGGAGGTCACGCTGTGTTCCGGGTGACCCCGGAGAGGCAGAACAGCTGGCAGCTGCAAAGGTCCAACAGTTCCGGCCCCAGCGTCATCACAACGGAGGACAACAAAATTCACATCCACTTAGGGAGCCCCTATATTCAGGCCATAAACAGCACATCTCGCCCCATGAGTCCAGGCTACACCAACAGCCAGGAACACAGAACTCCAGTTTTAACCAATGGTGTCCCTGCTAAAGGCGGAAACAAAATCACCAGTAGCATCACTATAACGCCCACCGCCTCCCCAATCCCAAGGCCTTCACAAATTACA GTTCCTCTAGAAGCATTCCGATATCCTGGCCCGACAAGAATCCCAAAGCCGAAAAGCCAGGGCGCCTTCAGAGGAAGGAGCACCGCGTCTCAGTCAGGACAGAGCAAAGGCCAACCACCCGCACAGGCTGCCAAAGACTCGG CTCATATAAGACGCTCCTACTTGGATGTGCTGAATTCCCGTATGGGGTCAACAGCCTGCGGCTCCAGAAATCCTGCGCCTCGCTCCCTGCCAAGTCGTGCAA AGGCTGATGTTAAGGCTTCATCCGCGACCAGGCCAGAAGATCTGCAGGCAGAGCAAGTGTCTATTTCACAGCAGCAACTTGTTCACCTCATCCGCTCCCTCATCTTCCAGCAGAAG GAGACGGCAATCGCGTCTGTTGGCTCAGACTTGAAGGTCTTGCAGGAGGATCTGCACCTGAAGAAGACCAATATCTACAGATCCATACCGTACTCCCGCCTTGGGTCCAACCGAGATGCACACTGTTACAGGAAAGCCTACCCCCACCTCCTGGCATTTAAG CGGTCGTGTCAGGAAGGTGGCCGCTTGTTGGTTCAGGCGCAGCGCTGGAGCGCAGTGCTGGAGTACGCACTAGTGGCCTGGCGTTACGTCAGCGCGCTGCCACAGTGGGACACCAGCGGCCACAACGCTCTCAGGGAGCAGTGCTACGGTGTGTTAG